A region from the Aliarcobacter thereius LMG 24486 genome encodes:
- a CDS encoding nucleotidyl transferase AbiEii/AbiGii toxin family protein: protein MLEKTKEVLEIICNDDLFKNFDIRFVGGTALSYRINHRLSEDLDFATLNLSPKEISNMIFKYGGTIIEHDKTMEDYVSNDGADINYSYMKFLLSGVKVEFFTPPFNLFEEEIWKNDKFTYYENSDLKVSSLETLIYMKTMAFWNRKKYRDLFDIYYVLEKEFITPKKFVNDYLKNHITSNTEHLYRNIQSKDLFYEKDNDEGINTLVKNPKPYDWYRNEIEKFIHKVLLDEIYEKDEELKSWIDFEDDINDCCIK, encoded by the coding sequence ATGCTAGAAAAAACAAAAGAAGTTTTAGAGATTATTTGTAATGATGATTTATTTAAAAACTTTGATATTAGATTTGTTGGTGGAACAGCTTTAAGTTATAGAATAAATCATAGATTATCTGAGGATTTAGATTTTGCAACTTTAAATTTATCTCCAAAAGAGATTAGTAATATGATTTTTAAATATGGTGGAACAATAATAGAACATGATAAAACAATGGAAGATTATGTTTCAAATGATGGTGCAGATATAAATTATAGCTATATGAAATTTTTGTTAAGTGGTGTAAAAGTTGAATTTTTTACACCTCCATTTAATTTATTTGAAGAAGAAATTTGGAAAAATGACAAATTTACATATTATGAAAATAGTGACTTAAAAGTTTCTTCTCTTGAAACTCTTATCTATATGAAAACAATGGCTTTTTGGAATAGAAAAAAGTATAGAGATTTATTTGATATTTATTATGTTTTAGAAAAAGAATTTATTACTCCTAAAAAATTCGTAAATGATTATTTAAAAAACCATATAACATCAAATACAGAGCATCTTTATAGAAATATACAATCAAAAGATCTATTTTATGAAAAAGATAATGATGAGGGAATAAATACTTTAGTTAAAAATCCAAAACCATATGATTGGTATAGAAATGAAATTGAAAAATTTATTCATAAAGTTTTATTGGATGAGATTTATGAAAAAGATGAAGAACTAAAATCTTGGATAGATTTTGAAGATGATATAAATGATTGTTGTATAAAATAG
- a CDS encoding helix-turn-helix domain-containing protein: protein MTKEEFCKRLKDINLTQKEFSEITHVPYSTLNNWGFHDIQVPKWVGPFIEHYEKAKKYDAIKKMILDSKEVL, encoded by the coding sequence ATGACAAAAGAAGAGTTTTGTAAAAGATTAAAGGATATTAATCTTACACAAAAAGAGTTTTCAGAGATAACTCATGTTCCTTACTCTACACTAAACAATTGGGGATTTCATGATATACAAGTTCCAAAATGGGTAGGACCATTTATAGAACATTATGAAAAAGCAAAGAAGTATGATGCAATTAAGAAGATGATATTAGATTCAAAGGAAGTTTTATAA
- a CDS encoding helix-turn-helix domain-containing protein produces MLNKNLDKLIALSKVKIRAERIALDLTQEEFADFVDIKYATYKTFEQSGKISFENYLKILIKLNKDDQFLKFLNSFEFDEQKQRTSKKTDEKYLQNDLIKPIIEVSQKQIVLDKKIFGEELFYSVENGHIYDIPNFINIVLSSWNDKRLMLLIKYFGEDRLKPYIIKQKDIKLLKSFNTHLKYIRKI; encoded by the coding sequence ATGCTAAATAAAAATTTAGACAAATTGATTGCTTTATCAAAAGTAAAAATAAGAGCAGAAAGAATTGCTTTAGACTTAACTCAAGAAGAGTTTGCCGATTTTGTTGATATAAAATATGCAACTTATAAAACTTTTGAGCAAAGTGGAAAAATATCTTTTGAAAATTATCTGAAAATATTAATTAAACTAAATAAAGATGATCAATTTCTAAAGTTTTTAAATAGTTTTGAATTTGATGAGCAAAAACAAAGAACAAGTAAAAAAACAGATGAAAAATATTTACAAAATGATTTAATAAAACCAATTATTGAAGTATCTCAAAAACAGATTGTTTTAGATAAAAAGATTTTTGGAGAAGAGCTATTTTATAGTGTAGAAAATGGTCATATATATGACATACCAAATTTTATAAATATTGTTTTATCATCATGGAATGATAAGAGATTAATGCTTCTTATTAAATATTTTGGAGAAGATAGATTAAAGCCTTATATCATTAAACAAAAGGATATCAAACTTTTAAAATCATTTAATACTCATTTAAAATATATAAGGAAAATATAG
- a CDS encoding mobile mystery protein B: MIHLDLSYHSKLPKNKSYTLKEIYIKEAENIADATIKYLSAIPTKKEAPFTYVWFLKLHTEMFGNVWDWAGKPRQIELSIGIKAYLVPMELKKLSDDFLFWDKNKSFDVYEIASRLHHRAVQIHPFQNGNGRWSRMLTNIYLRQKGLMPVKWQEDLLASENPKRSEYIQALKKADNRDYTGLIEMHKITY, translated from the coding sequence ATGATACATCTGGATTTAAGTTACCACTCCAAACTTCCTAAAAATAAATCTTATACATTAAAAGAGATTTATATAAAAGAAGCTGAAAATATTGCAGATGCAACAATTAAGTATTTGTCTGCAATTCCAACAAAAAAAGAAGCTCCTTTTACATACGTTTGGTTTTTAAAACTTCATACTGAGATGTTTGGAAATGTTTGGGATTGGGCAGGAAAGCCAAGACAAATAGAACTGTCAATTGGAATAAAAGCATATCTTGTTCCAATGGAATTAAAAAAACTAAGTGATGATTTTTTATTTTGGGATAAAAATAAATCTTTTGATGTATATGAAATAGCTTCAAGATTGCATCATAGAGCAGTTCAAATTCATCCTTTTCAAAATGGAAATGGCAGATGGAGTAGGATGCTTACAAATATCTATCTTAGACAAAAAGGTTTAATGCCTGTAAAATGGCAAGAAGATTTACTTGCAAGTGAAAATCCAAAAAGAAGTGAATATATTCAAGCTTTGAAAAAAGCTGATAATAGAGATTATACTGGTTTAATCGAGATGCATAAAATTACATATTAA